One window of the Bombyx mori chromosome 20, ASM3026992v2 genome contains the following:
- the Borealin gene encoding uncharacterized protein LOC101738843 gives MPRTKRPVRKQDKTVEDDDTLKKLNKLVLDEKNVIDSRTQMEIRNVELAFKILLGSISNKYLQKTVGELKTELHLQEVTTNTRQTRNSSRSASHDDGYLTENSSQGSGERVSKKYLSVPKSASRAAPRRSRSAARPPRPTAAPSLSAPRRRSRSVYRTPACNKNASTYYPAITPKVTPQTPLTVLRQPRQGEMVVSMSGSPVMVPTCYTMQPDEMANCNILLQDGTMLSLQPKQLRQSQAYIPFSLMDTNVLNQLKTLKDNLDKVVKLGEKVMK, from the exons atGCCTAGAACCAAACGTCCTGTACGGAAGCAAGACAAAACAGTTGAAGATGATGATACATTGAAAAAGTTGAACAAACTTG TACTCGATGAAAAGAACGTTATAGACTCCAGGACACAAATGGAAATACGTAATGTTGAATTGGCCTTCAAGATTCTGTTGGGTTCGATCAGCAATAAGTACTTGCAAAAGACTGTCGGTGAATTA AAAACAGAATTACACCTCCAAGAAGTAACGACGAACACAAGGCAAACAAGGAATTCAAGCAGATCTGCCTCACATGATGATG GCTACCTCACCGAGAACTCATCACAGGGCTCCGGGGAAAGAGTCTCCAAGAAATATCTGT CGGTACCGAAGTCTGCGAGTCGAGCCGCGCCTCGGCGGTCGCGCTCGGCGGCGCGCCCCCCCCGCCCCACCGCCGCCCCCTCCCTCAGCGCGCCCCGCCGCCGCTCGCGCTCCGTGTACCGCACCCCCGCCTGCAATAAGAATGCGTCGACGTACTACCCTGCAATCACGCCTAAG GTGACCCCTCAGACACCCCTGACGGTTTTGAGGCAGCCCCGTCAAGGAGAGATGGTTGTATCGATGTCTGGCTCTCCAGTTATGGTGCCGACGTGTTACAC aATGCAACCTGACGAGATGGCCAATTGCAATATACTGCTTCAAGATGGCACAATGCTCTCCCTTCAACCAAAGCAACTGAGGCAGTCGCAGGCCTACATCCCGTTCTCATTGATGGACACAAACGTTCTTAACCAGCTGAAGACCTTGAAGGATAATCTGGATAAAGTAGTCAAGTTGGGAGAGAAAGTCATGAAGTGA
- the Borealin gene encoding uncharacterized protein LOC101738843 isoform X1 — MPRTKRPVRKQDKTVEDDDTLKKLNKLVLDEKNVIDSRTQMEIRNVELAFKILLGSISNKYLQKTVGELKTELHLQEVTTNTRQTRNSSRSASHDDAVPKSASRAAPRRSRSAARPPRPTAAPSLSAPRRRSRSVYRTPACNKNASTYYPAITPKVTPQTPLTVLRQPRQGEMVVSMSGSPVMVPTCYTMQPDEMANCNILLQDGTMLSLQPKQLRQSQAYIPFSLMDTNVLNQLKTLKDNLDKVVKLGEKVMK, encoded by the exons atGCCTAGAACCAAACGTCCTGTACGGAAGCAAGACAAAACAGTTGAAGATGATGATACATTGAAAAAGTTGAACAAACTTG TACTCGATGAAAAGAACGTTATAGACTCCAGGACACAAATGGAAATACGTAATGTTGAATTGGCCTTCAAGATTCTGTTGGGTTCGATCAGCAATAAGTACTTGCAAAAGACTGTCGGTGAATTA AAAACAGAATTACACCTCCAAGAAGTAACGACGAACACAAGGCAAACAAGGAATTCAAGCAGATCTGCCTCACATGATGATG CGGTACCGAAGTCTGCGAGTCGAGCCGCGCCTCGGCGGTCGCGCTCGGCGGCGCGCCCCCCCCGCCCCACCGCCGCCCCCTCCCTCAGCGCGCCCCGCCGCCGCTCGCGCTCCGTGTACCGCACCCCCGCCTGCAATAAGAATGCGTCGACGTACTACCCTGCAATCACGCCTAAG GTGACCCCTCAGACACCCCTGACGGTTTTGAGGCAGCCCCGTCAAGGAGAGATGGTTGTATCGATGTCTGGCTCTCCAGTTATGGTGCCGACGTGTTACAC aATGCAACCTGACGAGATGGCCAATTGCAATATACTGCTTCAAGATGGCACAATGCTCTCCCTTCAACCAAAGCAACTGAGGCAGTCGCAGGCCTACATCCCGTTCTCATTGATGGACACAAACGTTCTTAACCAGCTGAAGACCTTGAAGGATAATCTGGATAAAGTAGTCAAGTTGGGAGAGAAAGTCATGAAGTGA
- the Tub3 gene encoding beta-tubulin isoform X1 has protein sequence MDAVRSGAYGQLFRPDNFVFGQSGAGNNWAKGHYTEGAELVDAVLDVVRKECENCDCLQGFQLTHSLGGGTGSGMGTLLISKIREEYPDRIMNTYSVVPSPKVSDTVVEPYNAVLSIHQLVENTDETYCIDNEALYDICYRTLKVPNPTYGDLNHLVSLTMSGVTTCLRFPGQLNADLRKLAVNMVPFPRLHFFMPGFAPLTSRGSQQYRALTVPELTQQMFDAKNMMAACDPRHGRYLTVAAIFRGRMSMKEVDEQMLSIQNKNSSFFVEWIPNNVKTAVCDIPPKGLKMSSTFIGNTTAIQELFKRISEQFSAMFRRKAFLHWYTGEGMDEMEFNEAESNVNDLVSEYQQYQEATAEDDTEFDQEDLEELAQDEHHD, from the coding sequence ATGGACGCCGTGCGCTCCGGCGCCTACGGGCAACTCTTCCGGCCGGACAACTTCGTCTTCGGCCAGTCCGGCGCCGGCAACAACTGGGCCAAGGGACACTACACGGAGGGCGCTGAGCTCGTCGACGCCGTCCTTGATGTAGTACGCAAGGAGTGTGAGAACTGCGATTGCCTCCAGGGTTTCCAACTGACTCATTCCCTCGGCGGCGGCACCGGTTCCGGCATGGGCACCCTCCTCATCTCAAAGATCCGTGAAGAGTACCCCGACAGAATCATGAACACATACTCAGTAGTCCCCTCGCCCAAAGTATCAGACACCGTCGTCGAACCATACAACGCAGTTCTCTCCATCCATCAACTAGTCGAGAATACAGACGAAACTTACTGCATAGACAATGAGGCCCTTTACGATATCTGCTACAGGACTCTCAAGGTACCGAACCCAACGTACGGCGACCTGAACCACCTGGTGTCGCTGACCATGTCCGGCGTGACGACGTGCCTGCGGTTCCCCGGACAGCTGAACGCCGACCTGCGCAAGCTGGCGGTCAACATGGTGCCCTTCCCGCGTCTGCACTTCTTCATGCCCGGCTTCGCGCCGCTGACGTCACGCGGCAGCCAGCAGTACCGCGCGCTCACCGTGCCGGAGCTCACGCAGCAGATGTTCGACGCCAAGAACATGATGGCCGCCTGCGACCCGCGCCACGGCCGCTACCTCACCGTCGCCGCCATCTTCCGCGGCCGCATGTCCATGAAGGAGGTCGACGAGCAGATGCTCTCCATCCAAAACAAGAACAGCAGCTTCTTCGTCGAGTGGATCCCCAACAACGTGAAAACAGCCGTGTGCGACATCCCTCCCAAGGGTCTGAAGATGTCGTCTACGTTTATCGGGAACACGACAGCCATCCAGGAACTATTCAAGAGAATATCCGAGCAGTTCTCTGCCATGTTCAGACGTAAAGCTTTCTTGCACTGGTACACCGGCGAGGGCATGGACGAGATGGAGTTCAACGAAGCAGAGAGCAACGTCAACGATCTGGTGTCTGAGTACCAACAGTACCAGGAGGCCACCGCGGAAGACGACACCGAGTTCGACCAAGAAGACCTGGAGGAGTTGGCGCAGGACGAGCACCATGACTAG